Proteins from a genomic interval of Rosa chinensis cultivar Old Blush chromosome 2, RchiOBHm-V2, whole genome shotgun sequence:
- the LOC112189876 gene encoding cyclin-dependent kinase B1-1-like, which yields MVTGGVLFVGIGDDPNQADKQQLREIFRQLGKPMLNQCPGLTSLPAWETYQEWEGEKMKDRFYLAGDLPSDLLVATVYLEQDGVELLSQLPCLSELHSLSSVVSLDFSEDLLLPQQHIFSLA from the exons ATGGTGACTGGGGGTGTACTGTTTGTCGGAATCGGTGATGATCCTAATCAAGCTGATAAGCAGCAATTGCGAGAGATTTTCAg ACAGCTAGGAAAACCGATGTTGAATCAGTGTCCAGGACTCACTTCGTTGCCGGCTTGGGAGACCTACCAAGAATGGGAAGGGGAAAAGATGAAAGATCGGTTCTATTTGGCAGGAGATTTGCCATCGGATCTGCTGGTAGCTACAGTTTATTTGGAACAAGATGGAGTTGAACTTCTATCG CAATTACCATGTTTGTCGGAATTACATTCCCTTTCTTCAGTGGTCTCCTTGGATTTTTCAGAGGATTTGCTTTTGccccaacaacatatttt TTCCCTTGCATAA